In a single window of the Solea solea chromosome 14, fSolSol10.1, whole genome shotgun sequence genome:
- the tlx2 gene encoding T-cell leukemia homeobox protein 2 isoform X3: protein MEHTGIEEVNQTHQQQHEPISFGIDQILNSSDQSSGCMLPNRTGDPDYALASNVYSNGYNSVYNPACSMAAAAAGLAGSYNVNMNMNVSMNMNMNVNVNSGGGGGAGGVIRVPAHRPMPPPPPSAAAAAPHPPPSAHPPGIGHGIPSVPGMGMGNAANFTFPWMESSRRFAKDRLTAALSPFSVTRRIGHPYQNRTPPKRKKPRTSFSRVQICELEKRFHRQKYLASAERATLAKALKMTDAQVKTWFQNRRTKWRQTAEEREAERQQANRLMLQLQQEAFQKTLSQPMQPDPLCLHNSSLYALQNLQPWAEDNKVTSVTSVASVV, encoded by the exons ATGGAGCACACCGGGATCGAGGAGGTGAACCAGacgcaccagcagcagcatgaacCCATCAGCTTCGGCATCGACCAGATCCTGAACAGCTCGGATCAGTCCAGCGGCTGCATGCTGCCCAACCGGACCGGCGACCCGGATTACGCGCTGGCCTCCAACGTCTACAGCAACGGCTACAACAGCGTCTACAACCCGGCCTGCTCcatggcggcggcggcggcgggtCTCGCGGGCTCTTACAACgtcaacatgaacatgaacgtcagcatgaacatgaacatgaacgtTAACGTGAACTcgggcggcggcggcggtgccGGCGGCGTGATCCGCGTGCCGGCGCACAGACCcatgccgccgccgccgccgtccGCCGCCGCAGCTGCGCCGCATCCGCCCCCTTCCGCGCATCCGCCTGGCATCGGACACGGCATCCCCTCGGTGCCCGGGATGGGGATGGGCAACGCGGCCAACTTCACCTTCCCGTGGATGGAGAGCAGTAGGAGGTTCGCCAAAGACAGATTAACAG ccGCCCTGTCGCCCTTCTCTGTGACCCGTCGCATCGGCCACCCGTACCAGAACCGGACGCCGCCCAAGAGGAAAAAGCCTCGCACCTCCTTCAGCCGCGTCCAGATCTGCGAGCTGGAGAAACGCTTCCACCGGCAGAAGTACCTGGCGTCGGCCGAGCGTGCCACTCTGGCCAAAGCCCTGAAGATGACGGACGCACAAGTCAAGACCTGGTTCCAGAACAGAAGGACAAAATGGCG ACAGACTGCAGAGGAGCGAGAGGCTGAGCGGCAACAGGCCAACAGGCTGATGCTGCAGCTTCAGCAGGAAGCGTTCCAGAAGACGTTGAGCCAGCCGATGCAGCCGGACCCGCTCTGCCTGCACAACTCCTCACTCTACGCCCTGCAGAACCTGCAGCCCTGGGCAGAAGACAATAAGGTGACCTCCGTCACCTCTGTGGCATCTGTAGTCTGA
- the tlx2 gene encoding T-cell leukemia homeobox protein 2 isoform X2 has translation MEHTGIEEVNQTHQQQHEPISFGIDQILNSSDQSSGCMLPNRTGDPDYALASNVYSNGYNSVYNPACSMAAAAAGLAGSYNVNMNMNVSMNMNMNVNVNSGGGGGAGGVIRVPAHRPMPPPPPSAAAAAPHPPPSAHPPGIGHGIPSVPGMGMGNAANFTFPWMESSRRFAKDRLTAALSPFSVTRRIGHPYQNRTPPKRKKPRTSFSRVQICELEKRFHRQKYLASAERATLAKALKMTDAQVKTWFQNRRTKWRRQTAEEREAERQQANRLMLQLQQEAFQKTLSQPMQPDPLCLHNSSLYALQNLQPWAEDNKVTSVTSVASVV, from the exons ATGGAGCACACCGGGATCGAGGAGGTGAACCAGacgcaccagcagcagcatgaacCCATCAGCTTCGGCATCGACCAGATCCTGAACAGCTCGGATCAGTCCAGCGGCTGCATGCTGCCCAACCGGACCGGCGACCCGGATTACGCGCTGGCCTCCAACGTCTACAGCAACGGCTACAACAGCGTCTACAACCCGGCCTGCTCcatggcggcggcggcggcgggtCTCGCGGGCTCTTACAACgtcaacatgaacatgaacgtcagcatgaacatgaacatgaacgtTAACGTGAACTcgggcggcggcggcggtgccGGCGGCGTGATCCGCGTGCCGGCGCACAGACCcatgccgccgccgccgccgtccGCCGCCGCAGCTGCGCCGCATCCGCCCCCTTCCGCGCATCCGCCTGGCATCGGACACGGCATCCCCTCGGTGCCCGGGATGGGGATGGGCAACGCGGCCAACTTCACCTTCCCGTGGATGGAGAGCAGTAGGAGGTTCGCCAAAGACAGATTAACAG ccGCCCTGTCGCCCTTCTCTGTGACCCGTCGCATCGGCCACCCGTACCAGAACCGGACGCCGCCCAAGAGGAAAAAGCCTCGCACCTCCTTCAGCCGCGTCCAGATCTGCGAGCTGGAGAAACGCTTCCACCGGCAGAAGTACCTGGCGTCGGCCGAGCGTGCCACTCTGGCCAAAGCCCTGAAGATGACGGACGCACAAGTCAAGACCTGGTTCCAGAACAGAAGGACAAAATGGCG GAGACAGACTGCAGAGGAGCGAGAGGCTGAGCGGCAACAGGCCAACAGGCTGATGCTGCAGCTTCAGCAGGAAGCGTTCCAGAAGACGTTGAGCCAGCCGATGCAGCCGGACCCGCTCTGCCTGCACAACTCCTCACTCTACGCCCTGCAGAACCTGCAGCCCTGGGCAGAAGACAATAAGGTGACCTCCGTCACCTCTGTGGCATCTGTAGTCTGA
- the tlx2 gene encoding T-cell leukemia homeobox protein 2 isoform X4, whose amino-acid sequence MEHTGIEEVNQTHQQQHEPISFGIDQILNSSDQSSGCMLPNRTGDPDYALASNVYSNGYNSVYNPACSMAAAAAGLAGSYNVNMNMNVSMNMNMNVNVNSGGGGGAGGVIRVPAHRPMPPPPPSAAAAAPHPPPSAHPPGIGHGIPSVPGMGMGNAANFTFPWMESSRRFAKDRLTAALSPFSVTRRIGHPYQNRTPPKRKKPRTSFSRVQICELEKRFHRQKYLASAERATLAKALKMTDAQVKTWFQNRRTKWRRQTAEEREAERQQANRLMLQLQQEAFQKTLSQPMQPDPLCLHNSSLYALQNLQPWAEDNKLTV is encoded by the exons ATGGAGCACACCGGGATCGAGGAGGTGAACCAGacgcaccagcagcagcatgaacCCATCAGCTTCGGCATCGACCAGATCCTGAACAGCTCGGATCAGTCCAGCGGCTGCATGCTGCCCAACCGGACCGGCGACCCGGATTACGCGCTGGCCTCCAACGTCTACAGCAACGGCTACAACAGCGTCTACAACCCGGCCTGCTCcatggcggcggcggcggcgggtCTCGCGGGCTCTTACAACgtcaacatgaacatgaacgtcagcatgaacatgaacatgaacgtTAACGTGAACTcgggcggcggcggcggtgccGGCGGCGTGATCCGCGTGCCGGCGCACAGACCcatgccgccgccgccgccgtccGCCGCCGCAGCTGCGCCGCATCCGCCCCCTTCCGCGCATCCGCCTGGCATCGGACACGGCATCCCCTCGGTGCCCGGGATGGGGATGGGCAACGCGGCCAACTTCACCTTCCCGTGGATGGAGAGCAGTAGGAGGTTCGCCAAAGACAGATTAACAG ccGCCCTGTCGCCCTTCTCTGTGACCCGTCGCATCGGCCACCCGTACCAGAACCGGACGCCGCCCAAGAGGAAAAAGCCTCGCACCTCCTTCAGCCGCGTCCAGATCTGCGAGCTGGAGAAACGCTTCCACCGGCAGAAGTACCTGGCGTCGGCCGAGCGTGCCACTCTGGCCAAAGCCCTGAAGATGACGGACGCACAAGTCAAGACCTGGTTCCAGAACAGAAGGACAAAATGGCG GAGACAGACTGCAGAGGAGCGAGAGGCTGAGCGGCAACAGGCCAACAGGCTGATGCTGCAGCTTCAGCAGGAAGCGTTCCAGAAGACGTTGAGCCAGCCGATGCAGCCGGACCCGCTCTGCCTGCACAACTCCTCACTCTACGCCCTGCAGAACCTGCAGCCCTGGGCAGAAGACAATAAG CTGACGGTCTAA
- the tlx2 gene encoding T-cell leukemia homeobox protein 2 isoform X1, giving the protein MEHTGIEEVNQTHQQQHEPISFGIDQILNSSDQSSGCMLPNRTGDPDYALASNVYSNGYNSVYNPACSMAAAAAGLAGSYNVNMNMNVSMNMNMNVNVNSGGGGGAGGVIRVPAHRPMPPPPPSAAAAAPHPPPSAHPPGIGHGIPSVPGMGMGNAANFTFPWMESSRRFAKDRLTGEQSEESRAGEATGAPGAAGSLCPLPKGDIGRVPVWSTVETLAKCYYPELAHLRDNGHGLLADYPFAKGACPAALSPFSVTRRIGHPYQNRTPPKRKKPRTSFSRVQICELEKRFHRQKYLASAERATLAKALKMTDAQVKTWFQNRRTKWRRQTAEEREAERQQANRLMLQLQQEAFQKTLSQPMQPDPLCLHNSSLYALQNLQPWAEDNKVTSVTSVASVV; this is encoded by the exons ATGGAGCACACCGGGATCGAGGAGGTGAACCAGacgcaccagcagcagcatgaacCCATCAGCTTCGGCATCGACCAGATCCTGAACAGCTCGGATCAGTCCAGCGGCTGCATGCTGCCCAACCGGACCGGCGACCCGGATTACGCGCTGGCCTCCAACGTCTACAGCAACGGCTACAACAGCGTCTACAACCCGGCCTGCTCcatggcggcggcggcggcgggtCTCGCGGGCTCTTACAACgtcaacatgaacatgaacgtcagcatgaacatgaacatgaacgtTAACGTGAACTcgggcggcggcggcggtgccGGCGGCGTGATCCGCGTGCCGGCGCACAGACCcatgccgccgccgccgccgtccGCCGCCGCAGCTGCGCCGCATCCGCCCCCTTCCGCGCATCCGCCTGGCATCGGACACGGCATCCCCTCGGTGCCCGGGATGGGGATGGGCAACGCGGCCAACTTCACCTTCCCGTGGATGGAGAGCAGTAGGAGGTTCGCCAAAGACAGATTAACAG GGGAGCAGTCAGAGGAGAGCCGAGCCGGAGAGGCCACGGGGGCACCGGGGGCCGCCGggtccctctgtcctctccccAAGGGAGACATCGGCAGAGTCCCTGTCTGGAGCACTGTGGAGACATTAGCCAAATGCTATTACCCCGAGCTCGCTCACCTGCGAGACAATGGCCATGGCCTTCTAGCAGACTATCCTTTCGCAAAGGGGGCTTGCCCAG ccGCCCTGTCGCCCTTCTCTGTGACCCGTCGCATCGGCCACCCGTACCAGAACCGGACGCCGCCCAAGAGGAAAAAGCCTCGCACCTCCTTCAGCCGCGTCCAGATCTGCGAGCTGGAGAAACGCTTCCACCGGCAGAAGTACCTGGCGTCGGCCGAGCGTGCCACTCTGGCCAAAGCCCTGAAGATGACGGACGCACAAGTCAAGACCTGGTTCCAGAACAGAAGGACAAAATGGCG GAGACAGACTGCAGAGGAGCGAGAGGCTGAGCGGCAACAGGCCAACAGGCTGATGCTGCAGCTTCAGCAGGAAGCGTTCCAGAAGACGTTGAGCCAGCCGATGCAGCCGGACCCGCTCTGCCTGCACAACTCCTCACTCTACGCCCTGCAGAACCTGCAGCCCTGGGCAGAAGACAATAAGGTGACCTCCGTCACCTCTGTGGCATCTGTAGTCTGA